Proteins found in one Triticum urartu cultivar G1812 chromosome 4, Tu2.1, whole genome shotgun sequence genomic segment:
- the LOC125553520 gene encoding protein FLOWERING LOCUS T-like yields the protein MSTINMSRDPLVVGHIVGDIVDPFMTTASLRIFFNNKELTNGSELKPSQVFNVPRVYIGGRDMRNLYTLVMVDPDAPSPSNPTKRENLHWLVTDIPETTDASFGNEIVPYESPRPTAGIHRFVFILFRQSVRQTTYAPGWRANFCTRDFAAIYNLGSPVAGMYFNCQRENGCGGRRYIR from the exons ATGTCGACGATAAATATGTCCAGGGACCCATTGGTCGTTGGCCACATCGTTGGGGATATTGTGGACCCTTTCATGACTACTGCGTCATTGAGGATCTTCTTCAACAACAAGGAGCTGACAAACGGGTCTGAGCTCAAGCCATCTCAAGTGTTCAACGTTCCAAGAGTTTATATTGGCGGGCGAGACATGAGGAATCTGTACACGCTT GTGATGGTGGACCCTGATGCACCAAGCCCCAGCAACCCTACTAAAAGAGAGAACCTTCATTG GTTGGTAACAGACATTCCAGAGACTACTGATGCAAGTTTTG GAAATGAAATAGTCCCCTATGAGAGCCCACGTCCAACTGCAGGAATCCATCGTTTCGTTTTCATCCTGTTTAGGCAGTCAGTCAGGCAGACCACTTATGCACCAGGGTGGAGAGCAAACTTCTGCACAAGGGACTTCGCAGCGATCTACAATCTCGGATCGCCTGTCGCTGGGATGTACTTCAACTGCCAAAGAGAGAATGGCTGTGGTGGTAGAAGGTACATTAGGTAA